One window of Gemmatimonadaceae bacterium genomic DNA carries:
- a CDS encoding RNA polymerase sigma factor, giving the protein MADEQDDATLLAAIAAGDETACRSLVERYLRSATLFAAQLTGDRDDAEDVVQSAFLVAIERAATLDPGRPFAPWLFGVVRRLALKVHTRRTRRRALWDRWMAHNAASRDASDAGIEAASDLAVVRRHLAALPEMQRACFELVVLRDVAIDHVAAMYEISPSTVRQHVFRARRALRLSLEPLFGARTKRWTGDEPTDESTECCSS; this is encoded by the coding sequence GTGGCTGACGAACAGGACGACGCTACACTGCTGGCGGCGATCGCCGCCGGCGACGAAACCGCCTGCCGGTCGCTCGTTGAGCGGTACCTGCGGAGCGCGACGCTGTTCGCCGCCCAGCTCACCGGCGACCGTGATGATGCGGAGGATGTCGTGCAGTCCGCGTTCCTTGTCGCCATCGAGCGGGCGGCAACCCTGGATCCTGGGCGTCCGTTTGCGCCCTGGTTGTTCGGCGTGGTGAGGCGGCTGGCGCTGAAGGTGCACACCCGCCGAACGCGGCGCCGAGCACTGTGGGATCGCTGGATGGCTCACAATGCCGCGAGTCGCGACGCGAGCGATGCGGGAATCGAAGCGGCGAGCGATCTCGCGGTGGTGCGCCGGCACCTCGCCGCGCTGCCCGAGATGCAGCGCGCATGTTTCGAGCTGGTCGTGCTGCGGGACGTGGCCATCGACCATGTGGCTGCGATGTACGAGATCAGCCCGTCGACAGTGCGACAGCACGTCTTTCGCGCGCGGCGGGCCCTGCGGCTGTCACTCGAGCCGCTCTTCGGAGCGCGCACGAAACGGTGGACCGGCGACGAGCCCACAGACGAATCGACCGAATGCTGCTCATCCTGA